A segment of the Catenuloplanes nepalensis genome:
GCCACTCGCCGCGCCACTCGCACCGCCACTCGCACCGCCGCTCGCACCGCCGCTCGCACCGCCGCTCGCGCCGGACGAGAAGAACGTGCCGGCCCAGGCCTTCTTGAAGACGCCGTCCACCACCGCGCCGCCGGCCGCGTCCGGCAGGAACGCGCGGCCGAGGTCGTTCCAGGTGATCGACGGCACGATCGCGTCCACCCGCGAGTCCTGCGCGGCCAGCAGCAGGGCCAGCGCGCCGCCGTAGGAGCCGCCGGCCGCGCCGACCCGCGGATCGCCCGGCGCGTCGCGCCGCACCTCGGGCCGCGCGGCCAGCCAGTCCAGCAGCCGCTGCGCGTCCTTGACCTCGTGGTCCGCGCTGTCCAGATGGATCTGCCCGCCGCTGCGCCCGAAACCGCGCGCGGTCCAGGTCAGCACCGCGTAGCCCGCGGCGGCCAGCTCCTCCGCCTGCGCGTGCACGCTGTGCATGTCGCCGCCGAAGCCGTGCGCCAGCAGGAGCGCGGGCACCGGCTGCTCCGTGGAGGCACCGTCCGGCAGGAAGTAGCGGGTGTCCAGCGTGATCGGCTCGTCCCCGGACGGCCCGGACCGTACCGTCAGCATCTCGTCGGTGAACGTGAAGCCCGGGTCCTCCGGCCACACCGCCCAGCCGGTCAGGCCCGCGACCAGCGCCAGCGCGGCCGAGCCGGCGATCCAGCGGCGGGGCGACATGCGCGGGAGGGCACGGCGGAGGCGAGCGGGCAGAGCACGGGGCATGGCGCGAGCCTACGGCGGAACGACTGTGCCGGACCTGTGAAGCGTGATCACGCTAGTGTCGCTGGGGTGAGCGATGCTGAGCTGACGCTGACCGCCATGCTGCGACCGGCCGCGCTGGACGCGCGCCGCGGGATCGTGCGACTCCACCCCGAGGTGCTGGCCGCGCTGGGCCTGCACGCCGGCGACCCGGTCCGGCTGTCCGGGCAGCGCACCACCGCGGGCATCGTGGCACTCGCGGAGCCGACGTCGAGCCGCGCGATCCTCTACGCGGACGACCTGATCCTCGGCAACCTCGGGCTGCGCGAGGGCGGGCAGATCACGATCGCGTCGATCCCGACGACCGGCGCGCGCCGCGTGGTGCTGTCCGGCTCGCCGGAGATCGTGGTCGCGGTCTCCGCCGACATGCTGCGGCTCGCGCTGCTCGGCAAGGTGGTCACGGCCGGCGACGACGTGTCGCTGCTGCCGCAGGACGTGCTGCCGGACGCCACCACGCTGGGCCTGGTGCAGACCGCACGGCGCAGCCTGGCCAACACGGTCGGCTTCGGCTGGACGACCACGCTGCTGCGCGTGGAGTCCGTGGAGGACTCCGACGGCGCGCTGGTCACCATGGACACGGTGGTCACCTGGGCCGGCGGCGGTCACACCACGCACGGCCAGACCTTCAATGCCCAACCAGCGGCGGTACGCCGTGCGCCCGCCCCCGGCCCGGCACGCTCCGGCGCGCCCGGTCCGGGTGTGCGCGGTTCCGGTGCTCCCGGTTTCAGTGCTCCCGGTTTCGGTGCTCCCGGTTCAGGTACGTCCGGTTCCGGTGCGTCCGGCGGCACCGCCTTCGTTTCCGCCGCATCGGCCGCGGCCTCGGCGGCCTCGTCAGCCTCGTCGGCCGAGCCGATCGAGGCGGAGATCGTCGAGGACGACGAGGTCGTACCGCCGGTGGAGGACCTGCCCGGTCTTCGGGCTCAGGCCCACGAGCTGAGTGAGCTGCTCGACCTCGGCTTCCACCACCGTGAGGTGCTGGGCCGGCTCGGCGCGACCGTCTCGCTCGGCGTGCTGATCACCGGCCCGGCCGGATCCGGCAAGGGCGTGCTGGTCCGGTCCGTCGCGGCCTCGGTCGGCGCGCGCGTGACCGCGCTCTGGGCACCGGAGCTGGTCGCGCTCAGCAACGAGGCCGCGGCCCGCCGACTGCGCGCCGCCGCGGACACGATCTCCGGCGGCGACAAGCCCGGCGTGCTGCTGGTCGCGGACGTGGACGCGCTGGTCCCGCGCGCCGACGCCGGACCGCTGGCGACCGTGTTCCGGCAGGTCATCGCCGCCCTGATCAAGGCGGGCACGGCCGTGGTCTGCACCAGCAGCCGGCCCGAGGAGCTGGACCCGGCGCTGCGCGCGCCCGACCTGCTGTCCGTGCAGATCAGCGTGTCACTGCCGGACGCGGTGCTGCGCCGCGAGCAGCTGGACGTGCTGACCCGGGGCATGCCGCTGGCCGAGGACGTGCGGCTGGACGACGTGGCCGGCCGTACCCCCGGTTTCGTCGCCGCGGACCTGTCCGCGCTGACCCGGGAGGCCGCGGTGCGCGCCGCGCTGCGGCAGAAGGCGGAGGCGCCGGAAACGCCGACGATCACGATGGCGGACTTCTCGGCCGCGCTGGAGGTGGTCCGGCCGACCTCGATGGCCGAGTCCACGCTGGAGCTGGCCCGGGTCACGCTGGACGACGTCGGCGACATGGCCGAGGTCAAGCAGCTGCTCACCGAGTCGGTGCTGTGGCCGCTGACCTATCCGGACACGTTCGCCCGGCTCGGCGTGCAGGCTCCGCGCGGCGTGCTGCTCTACGGGCCGCCCGGCTGCGGAAAGACCTACCTGGTGAAGGCGGTGGCGGGCTCGGGTAAGGCGAACGTGCTCTCGGTCAAGGGCGCGGAGCTGCTCAGCAAGTGGGTCGGCGAGAGCGAGCGCGCGGTCCGCGAACTGTTCCGCCGCGCCCGCGAGGCCGCGCCCACGCTGGTGTTCCTGGACGAGGTGGACGCGCTCGCGCCGGTCCGTGGCCAGGCGAGCGACGGCGGCACCACCGACCGCGTGGTCGCCGCGCTGCTCACCGAGCTGGACGGCGTCGAGTCGCTGCGCAACGTCGTGGTCATCGGCGCCACCAACCGCCCCGACCTGATCGACCCCGCGCTGCTGCGCCCCGGCCGCCTGGAGCGCGTCGTCTACGTCCCGCCGCCGGACGCCGAGGCCCGCACCGCGATCCTGCGCGCCGCCGCCAAGCCGGTCCCGCTCGCCGACGACGTCGACCTGGCCGCACTCGGCACCGACCTGGAGAACTTCTCCGCCGCCGACTGCGCCGCCCTGATCCGCGAGGCCGCCTTGGCCGCCATGCGCGAATCCCTCGACGCCACCTCCGTCACCGCCACCCACGTGGCCACCGCCCGCACCCGCGTCCGCCCTTCCCTCGACCCCGCCCAGGTCGCCCACCTCGCCGCCTACGCCGACTCCCGCTCCCGCTGACTCCCGCTCCCGCCGACTCCCGCTCCGCACGCCTCACAGACCCGCCCGCACAGCGGTCTCCCACAGACCTCCCGGTGCAGCGGCCATTTCGGCATACTCGCCGCGAAACGCCGCCTTTCCAGCTGCAAACCCGACTACTGACCTTTCGAGGTCGGGGTTCGAACGGCGGTGGCTGTCCGGGCGCCGCGCGCCCGAAATTTCACGCTATAGAGGTCGCCACTACGGAGCGCCGCGTCACTCTGACCCCGAAGGCTCAGTATGGCCGCGGCCGGGAGTTGATCACGTGTCGCAAATCGTTGTCATCCGGCGGTTTCAACAACGATTTGCGACACGTGGCCGCTTTCAAGAGTCGTAGTCGAGCCTTTCGTAACCATATTTTGGACAGGCTTCAGCGGCGAAGGGAAGTTCTGTTGCTGATTGCCGGACGTGGCGGTGGAGATCCCGCACTTTCATCGCCGGGCGCGGAGACCATGAGGCTTATGCAGCGCCGCCCTCGTCAGACCGCGCGGCCTGCGGCAACGCGGTGCCGGTTCGCTGCGCTGAATAAGCCTCCATCGTGACCATGAGTCGAGGTGTGAGGTACAGCCCAACCCAAGGTTGACTGTCCGTGCGGTTGACTGATTTGTGCAGGTAGGCAGAGAGGGTTATTCAGCGCGTTGCGTGCCGACGGCGCTGGGCTGCGGCGATGCGGCGTCGGCCCGCGCCGCTGAATAAGCCTGCATGAAGCTCATCCCGCGCGTCGCCTTCCAGCCCGTTTCCGGCGCGACGTCGATTCCCTATCGCAGAGGATCGTTCTCGACTTCCGGATGATCTTCCGCATGATGGAAGATCGCCGTCAGTATGTGGAACACCCCGCCCTTCGAAGGCCCAACGCCCGAAATATCGCAGTAAAGTCACCCGGATTTTGACTAGTGATACGTGGAGCACCTTATCGAGGCCTTGTGGTCAATTGGTCGTTGCAATGCCCTCTGAGCAGGGGTTTTGATGGCGAAGCCGGGTGTTCCTTATGTGGTTCGGGTGCGGTTTTGGGAGGGGATTCGGGCTGGTTTGTCTACCGAGGAGGCGTCGACGGCTGCGGGAGTCTCGCGGTGGACGGGTATGCGCTGGTTCCAGGATGCTGGCGGGGTGATCAACAACGGGGCTGGGGCCGGGTCAGGCCGGTATCTGTCGTTCGAGGAACGCGAGGAGATCATGCTGCGGCGTGATCGGGGTGAGTCGCGGCGGTCGATCGCGGTGGCGCTGGGGCGGGAGCCGTCGACGATCGGGCGGGAACTGGCCCGGAATTCGACCGTGCGGGTGGGTTATCGGGCCGGCCGTGCGGACGAGAAGGCGCGTGATCGCCGCCGCCGGCCGAAGCCCGTGAAGCTCGCGGACTGCCCGCGGTTGCGGCGGGTGGTGCAGGGGAAGCTGAAGCTGAAGTGGTCACCGCGGCAGATCGCGTTGTGGCTGCCCCGGCGTTTCCCGGACGATGAATCGATGAGGGTGTCTCACGAGACGATCTACCAGTCGCTGTTCGTCCAGTCCCGGGGTGGGCTGCGCAAGGAGCTGACCGCGTGCCTGCGGACCGGCAGGGCTCTGCGCAAGCCCAGGGTCAGGTCACGACAGCAGGAGAAACGCGGCCGGATCCCCGCAATGATCAACATCCGTGAGCGGCCCGCTGAGGCCGCCGACCGGGCCGTGCCCGGCCACTGGGAAGGCGACCTGATCATCGGTGAGGACGGCGGCTCCGCGATCGGGACTCTGGTCGAACGCTCCACCCGCTACTGCATGCTCGTCCACCTGCCCGACGGCCGGGACGCCGAGGCCGTCCGCGACGCCCTCATCGCCACCATCACGACACTGCCCGCTCACCTGACCAAGTCACTGACCTGGGATCAAGGCGTCGAGATGACCCGCCACGCCGACTTCACCATCGCCACCGGCATCGATGTCTACTTCTGCGACCCGCACTCGCCCTGGCAGCGCGGCAGCAACGAGAACACCAACGGCCTGCTCCGCCAATACTTCCCCAAGGGCACCGACCTGTCCGTCCACACCAGACAGCACCTCGACGACGTCGCCGCCGAACTCAATGGCCGCCCCCGCGAAACCCTCAACATGCGCACACCCGCCGAAGCCCTCAATCAGCTACTATCGGCACCTCTAGCTGCATAAACGTTGCATTGCGACGACCGATTGAATCCACCGGCCTCATACGGTGCGCTACGTATCACTAGTCAAATCCGAGCCACCGGCCGGATGGCTCGCGGATCTTGCGGTGCCGAGGGCCGTGCGACCTGGGCCGCTGCTGCGGCTTTGGTATCGGGCAGGGCGACAGTCAGCCGGGCGATTCGCGCCGAAATTGTAGATATAGAGGCTTATTCAGCGCGGCGAGCCGGCATCGCGTTGCCGCAGTCCGGGCGGCCTGACGAGGCCGGCGCTGAATAAGCCTCGAGGGTTATTCAGCACGTTACGCACCAACAGCGCTGGCCTGCGGCGACGCGGCGTCGGCTCGCCCGCTGAATAAGCCTCATAGAGGGCTATTCAGCGTGTAGCGCGCCGACAGCGCTGGCCTGCGGCGACGCGGCGGCGGCTCAGCCCTGCTGAATAGGCCTCAGAGCAAAGGCTGCCGAGAAAGTAGCGCGTCATCGTCTTGCTCGGCAGCGCCGTTTGGTCTTGGAGGCGCGGGCCGGAAGCCGTGGCCGAGTGGATCGCGTGGTGGTCCGTGACCAGCGGCGAACCCGGCTCCGATGCGGCGTCCGGAGCGGCGGCGGAGGCCGCCGCGAGGTTTGCCCGCCGGAGCATGCGGGCTGGACCACCCCGGAAGCAGGAAACGACGCGCGCGAACCGCAACCGGCCGGAACGTGGGGGTCCGGGGCTCGGCCCCGGGAAAGCTCAGCCCCCGCCGGAGCACGCGGACTGGACCACCCCGGAAGCGGGAAACGATGCGCGCGAACCGCAACCGGCCGGAACGTGGGGGTCCGGGGCTCGGCGCCGGGAAGGCTCGGCGGCGCTCAGTGTTCGATGGCGAGGCGGAGGCCGAGGGCGAGCAGGGCGGAGCCCATCAGGGTGTCGAGGCCGCGGCGGACGGCGCGGCGGTCGAGGAGGCGTTTCATGGCGCCGACGACCAGCGTGACCGTGGTGAACCAGCCGGCGGTGACGGCGAACGAGACGGCCGCGAGGACGAGCGTGTCGCCGGCGGTGGGGTGCTCGGGCAGGAACTGCGGAAGCAGCGCCAGGAAGAACACCGCAACCTTGGGGTTGAAGACGTTGGTGACCAGGCCGGCGCGGAACGCGGACCAGTGACGGCGGTCCCAGGCGAGCAGTGAGAGCCAGGGCAGCCGGCGGCGGCGGTGGCGGGGGACGTCGAACGCGACGGCGAGCCGGGCCAGGTCGGCGTGGGTGTCCGGGGGCAGGTCGCGGCGGGCGGAGATCGCGGTCCAGAGTGTGCGGAGGCCGACGAAGACCAGGTAGGCCGCGCCGATCAGCTTCATCGACAGGTATGCGACTGGCGACGTGGCGACCAGCGCGGCCACGCCGGCGGCGGCGAGGAGGACCCAGCCGAGGATGCCGGTGGCGATGCCGACCGCGGTCGCGAACCCGGCCCGGCGGCCGGAGGCGACGGCGTGGCGCAGAACGATCGCGAAGTCCGGGCCGGGGGACATCGTGCCGAGCGCCATCACTCCCGCGAAGGCGGCAAGGTGCGTAACGGTCAGATGCATGACCCGAGACGCTAGTCCCCCATAGACGGATTTATCCCAAAAAATGTTGGTGGATTTCACTATGCGGGAACGGCCATGTGCACGCTCACATGAGCGCACCGTACCGAAGAGAAATGGATTACTGGAAGACTCCGGCGCGAACAACGCCAGTGAGCTGCAGATCCTCGGAGAGCAGCACGAGGTCCGCGCGCAGGCCCGGCGTGATCGCGCCGAGCGTGCCGGAGAGGCCGACCGCGCGGGCCGGTGTCCACGATGCGGCCCGGGAAGCGTCCGCGACGGGAATTCCGGCGCCGACCGCCTGCCGGAGCGCGGCGTCCATGGTCAGCGTGCTGCCGGCGATCGACCCGTTCGCGGTCAGCCGGGCCACCCGGTCCGCCACCACCACGGAGAGGCCGCCCAATTCGTAGCCGCCGTCCGGCATCCCGGCCGCGGCCATCGCGTCGGTGATCAGCGCGTATCCGCCGCGGGCCGCACCGGCCACGAACGACAGCGTGCCGTCGTGCAGGTGCACACCGTCCGCCACCACCTCGCAGATCACGCCCGGCGAGTCCAGCAGCGCCGGCACCGGGCCGGGCTCACGGTGGTGCACCGGCCGCATGCCGTTGAACAGGTGGGTGGCGACCGTGGCGCCGGCCTCCACCGCGGCGCGGGTGACGTCGTACGCCGCGTCCGTGTGCCCGACCGCGGCCGTGACGCCGTGCGAGGCGAGCAGCTTGATCGCCTCGACCGCGCCGGGCAGCTCGGGCGCGATCGTCACCATCCGGACCGCGCCGTCGCCGAGCGCGATCAGCGCGGCCAGCTCATCGGTGTCCGGGTCGCGCAGGAAGTCCGGGTTCTGCGCACCGCACCGCGCACCGGACAGGTACGGCCCCTCGTAGTGCACACCGCCGAGCACGCCCTCGCGGACCAGCGGCAGGAACGCGGCGGTCGCGTCCCGCATCAGCGCGAACGGCGAACTGACCAGGCTCGCGATCACGGTGGTGGTGCCGTGCCGCAGGTGGAACGCGGCCGCGGCACGCGCGGAGTCGGGGTCGCCGGTGGTGAACGTGTGCCCGCCGCCGCCGTGGTTGTGGATGTCCACGAACCCGGGCAGCACCCACGCGGCTCGCTCGGCACCGTCGGCGGCACCGTCTCCGACCGACGTGATCAGCGGCCCGTCGACCGTGACGTGCCCGTCCTCGACGATCCCGTCGGGCGTGACGATTCGGCCGGCGATCTGCATGGTCACCCGTGCTCTCTAGTGGGAGGTCAGCGCTTCGAGGCCGAGCAGGGCCGCGCCGCGCAGCCCGGCGGTGTCGCCGAGGCTGGCCTTCACCAGCCGGGGTAGCCGGTGGAACGTGACACGCGCGGCCAGCCTCTCACGGAGCGGGCCGAGCAGCGCCTCGCCCGCCTCGCCCAGCCCACCGCCGATCACGAAGACCTCCGTGTCGAGCAGTGCCTGCGCGGTGAGCAGCCCGTCCGCGAGCGCGGCCACGGTCTCCCGCCAGATCTCGCCGGCGGCGTCCTCGCCCGCGACCGCGCGCGTGACCACCTCGGCCGCGCTGATCCGCGAACCGGTGAGCGCGAGATAGCGCCGGGCCACGGACGCGGCGCTGGCGATCGTCTCCAGGCAGCCGCGCTGGCCGCAGGCGCAGGCGGGACCGCCGGGCCGGACCACGATGTGGCCCAGCTCGCCGGCCGCGCCGTGCGCGCCGCTGTTGGTGTGACCGCCGCGCACGTGCGCGGCCGCGATGCCGGTGCCGATGCCCACGAAAATCACGTCGTCCGAGCCGTGACCGGCACCGAGCCGTGCCTCGGCCAGGCCGGCCGCGCGCATGTCGTGGCCGAGCGCGGCCGGGATGCCCAGCCGGGAGGAGACCAGATCCCGCAGGGGTACGTCCCGGAAGCCCAGGTTCGCCGCGAAGACCGCGATGCCGCGGACCTCGTCGACCACGCCGGGTATCGCCACCCCGGCCGCGACCGGCGTCTGCCCGGCCCCGCGGGCCTTCGCGGCCAGTTCCTCCGCGATGTCGCAGATCGAGGCCGCGACCGCGTCCGGCCCGCGGGACGCGAGCGTGTCGTGCCGCTCGGTGTGCAGCACCGGGCCGTCGACCGCGACGACACCGCACTTCATCCCCGTGCCGCCGATGTCCATGGCGACGACGACCGGGCTGCTCACCGTCACGCCAGGACGACCGATCGGGTCAGGTTGCGTGGCGCGTCCGGGTCGAGGCCGCGCGCGGTGGCCAGCGAGACCGCGAAGCGCTGGGCAAGGATCAGGTCGGCCATCGGGTCGAGCGGCACCCGGCCGCCGTTCCAGCTGCCGAGCGCGGTGTGCCCGCAGTGCCCGCTGCTGTGCACGAACGTGGCGCCGGTCGCCGCGACCGTCTCGTCCAGCCCGGCCGGGACCTCGCCGAACGCCCACACCACCCGGTGCGGCCCGGCGATCGCGATCGGGCCGTGCCGGTAGTCCATCGCCGGGTACGCCTCGGCCCAGAAGTTCGCGGCCTCGCGGCACTTGAGCGCGGCCTCCTGCGCCAGCCCGATCGTCCAGCCGCGGCCGAGGAATGTGATCTGTTCGGCCAGGGCCGGGTCGACCGGCAACGGCGTGCGCACCGCGACCTCGGCGTCCGTGATCGCGTCGTCCAGGTTCTCGCCCAGGTGCGCGCGGAGCAACGCGAGCGCGCTGGTGGCGAACCGGGTCTGCACGACCGAGCGCTCGTCCGCGAACGGCATCGCGACCACGTCCGTGGCCAGGTGCGCGGCCGGCGCGGCGGAGTCACCGACGATCACGGTGGTCGGCGTGCCGCTGTCCGCCTGCGCGGTGAGCAGGGCGGTCACCTCGGTCGTGGTACCGGACCGGGTGATCGCGACGACCCGGTCGTACCGCCGGGTGATCGGGAATTCAGAGGATTGGAACGCGTCCGTCTCGCCCAGGCCGGCCCGTTCACGCAGCGTCGCGTAGGCCATGGCCATGAACCAGGATGTGCCGCAGCCGGTCACGGCCACGCGCTCGCCGGGCCGGCCGAGCACGGCGGCGTGCTCCGGGGCGAGGGCGGCGGCGGTGCGCCAGCAGTCGGGCTGACTGGCGAGTTCTTCGTCGACGTAAGCCATTCGAACACCCCTCCAAGACCGGGACGGGCACGGGCCGTGCTGCGCAGAACGGCTCGTTTCAACGCTGTTTCGCGCGCCATTGTGCTCAGATTCCGGGGTTGGCGGCAAGCATGAACAACTTCGCGCAGCACGGCGGTTTGCTTGACGGCCCTTTCGAGCATTACTGTGCACCAAATCACTCAGCGTGTGCACGGTTGCGCGGGAGGAGGCCGGCGGTGGATCGGTATGTGCGCTGGAACGCACTGCTGGAGCTCCTCACGGACAGCGGCCGGGTCAGCGTGGAGGACGCCGCGGCCCACCTGAACGTGTCGCAGGCGACCATCCGGCGCGACTTCGACCAGCTCGCCCAGCAGCAGATGATCATCCGTACCCGTGGTGGTGCGGTGGCGAACGGCGTCTCCTACGACCTCCCGCTGCGCTACAAGACCGCGAAGCATTCGGCCGAGAAGCAGCGCATCGGCGCCGCGGCCGCCGCGCTGGTCGCGCCCGGCCAGGTCGTCGGCCTCAACGGAGGCACCACCACGACCGAGGTCGCCCGCGCGCTCGCCGTCCGCCCCGATCTGAACACCAACGCCGAGGGCACCCAGCTCACCGTGGTCACGAACGCGCTCAACATCGCGAACGAGCTGCTGGTCCGCTCCCAGATGAAGATCGTCGTGGCCGGCGGCGTGGTCCGCCCGCAGTCCTTCGAGCTGGTCGGCCCGCTCGGCGGCGCGCTGCTGCGCGAGGTCACGCTGGACGTCGTCCTGCTCGGCGTGAACGCGATCGACGTGAAGCTCGGCGCCGCCGCCCACCACGAGGGCGAGGCCGCCATGAACTCCCTGATGGTCGGCCGCGCCAAACGCGTCGTCATCATCGCCGACTCGTCCAAGCTCGGCGGCCACGCCTTCGCCCGCATCTGCGCCATCGACCGCGTCGAAACCCTGGTCACCGACTCCGGCGCCGCCCCCTCCGTGGTCTCCGACTTCGAAACCGCCGGCGTCCGCGTCATCACCGCCTGAGAAGCCTCAAAACCCTTCAGAAGCGGATTTTCCCGCTTCCGGCGTGGTCGCTCTGGGCATGCTCCCGCGGGCACCGGTCCGATGCCACTCACCCTAAAATGATCTTCAAATGCCTGACGCAGGCCACGAGCCACGCCCGAAAATCGCGACAAGCCAAGGCAAGGGCTGACCGAGCGCTCCACGCCCGAAATTTCACGACATGGAGGGCTCGCCGAGGCCTCCTCGCTCGCCGGAATCCCCTGAGCCGCCCTGTGTGATCAATCAGTGGAGCAAAAGATAGATCAAATTCGCTAGACGACCTCTCTTTCGCTCCACTGATTGATCACACAGGATCCAAGGCCGGACCAGGGCGGTAGGCAGACCGCGTTCGACGGCTCGATATGACGAAATTTCGGGCGGCGCGACGCCTAGTTGGGGAACTTTGCTCTGCTTACATGCCCAAATCGCCCCGAATGGGGCGCCAAGATCAGGAGCCCGGCCACTTCGGGGCGCAGAGGTAAGCAGAGCAAAGGCGCGGCCGGGGAAGGGGTTTGGCTGGAATCGCGTGGATTTGGGGTGGCCGGGCCGGGACCGGCTCCGATGCGGCGTCCGGAGCGGCGGCGGAGGCCGCCGCGAGGTTGGCCCGCGGGAGCACGCCCAGAGCGCCCACGCCGGAAGCGGGAAAATCCGCTGTTGAAGGGTTTTGAAGCTTCTCAGGCGGTGACGACGCGGACGCCGGCGGTTTCGATATCGGAGATCACGACCGGGGCGACGCCGGAATCGGGAGAACCGAACGTGGGGTCCGGCTCGGTCCCGGGAAACACCGCGCTTCTGACGGCCGGCCCCGTGATGCGGGTGATCACGAGAGGAAGCGGTGCGAGCTGCGTGGATGGTGGTTAGGGTGAGCAGCATGAGTGCGGAGGGCATCGAGGAAGACGATTCCGATCCGGCCGGGGTGCCGGCGCCGCGGCCCGCGCCGGAGGAGCCGGCGCTGGTGGAGCGTGAAGTGCGGATCCTCGAGTTCGAGAAGCGGTGGTGGCGGCACGCGGGGGCCAAGGAGCAGGCGATCCGCGATGAGTTCGGGCTGTCCTCGACGCGTTACTACCAGCTGCTCAACGGGCTGCTGGACAATCCGCTGGCGCTAGCGCACGATCCGGTCCTGGTCGGGCGTCTGCGGCGCCTGCGCGCCTCCCGCGCCCGCTGATCGTCCGCGCCACAGCGACACGGCATGCGGGGCCGGGCCGGCCGGCTGGGCGGTGAACGGCAGCCAGGACGGCAGCGGAAGGGTCCGCCACGGGATGAGGGCGATCAGGCGGCCGAGCACCACGCCGATGAGCAGGCCGGCGATCGAGTCGGTCAGCCAGTGGAAGCTCAGGTAGATCGTGGTGACGAAGACGATGACCGGCGGGGCGATCCTGATCGCGGGCTCGAAGCGGCGGGCGCGCTCGCCGAAGAGCCAGGTCAGCAGCATCACCAGGGTGAAGAACCAGACGAACGTGTTGACCATGTGGCCGGACGGGTAGGACCAGTCGTAGACGGCCGCGTCGTTGAAGAGCTCGACCTTGTTCGGCAGCGTGG
Coding sequences within it:
- a CDS encoding IS30 family transposase, which codes for MAKPGVPYVVRVRFWEGIRAGLSTEEASTAAGVSRWTGMRWFQDAGGVINNGAGAGSGRYLSFEEREEIMLRRDRGESRRSIAVALGREPSTIGRELARNSTVRVGYRAGRADEKARDRRRRPKPVKLADCPRLRRVVQGKLKLKWSPRQIALWLPRRFPDDESMRVSHETIYQSLFVQSRGGLRKELTACLRTGRALRKPRVRSRQQEKRGRIPAMINIRERPAEAADRAVPGHWEGDLIIGEDGGSAIGTLVERSTRYCMLVHLPDGRDAEAVRDALIATITTLPAHLTKSLTWDQGVEMTRHADFTIATGIDVYFCDPHSPWQRGSNENTNGLLRQYFPKGTDLSVHTRQHLDDVAAELNGRPRETLNMRTPAEALNQLLSAPLAA
- a CDS encoding DeoR/GlpR family DNA-binding transcription regulator; amino-acid sequence: MDRYVRWNALLELLTDSGRVSVEDAAAHLNVSQATIRRDFDQLAQQQMIIRTRGGAVANGVSYDLPLRYKTAKHSAEKQRIGAAAAALVAPGQVVGLNGGTTTTEVARALAVRPDLNTNAEGTQLTVVTNALNIANELLVRSQMKIVVAGGVVRPQSFELVGPLGGALLREVTLDVVLLGVNAIDVKLGAAAHHEGEAAMNSLMVGRAKRVVIIADSSKLGGHAFARICAIDRVETLVTDSGAAPSVVSDFETAGVRVITA
- a CDS encoding ROK family protein: MSSPVVVAMDIGGTGMKCGVVAVDGPVLHTERHDTLASRGPDAVAASICDIAEELAAKARGAGQTPVAAGVAIPGVVDEVRGIAVFAANLGFRDVPLRDLVSSRLGIPAALGHDMRAAGLAEARLGAGHGSDDVIFVGIGTGIAAAHVRGGHTNSGAHGAAGELGHIVVRPGGPACACGQRGCLETIASAASVARRYLALTGSRISAAEVVTRAVAGEDAAGEIWRETVAALADGLLTAQALLDTEVFVIGGGLGEAGEALLGPLRERLAARVTFHRLPRLVKASLGDTAGLRGAALLGLEALTSH
- a CDS encoding DUF3263 domain-containing protein, with translation MVVRVSSMSAEGIEEDDSDPAGVPAPRPAPEEPALVEREVRILEFEKRWWRHAGAKEQAIRDEFGLSSTRYYQLLNGLLDNPLALAHDPVLVGRLRRLRASRAR
- a CDS encoding AAA family ATPase, producing MSDAELTLTAMLRPAALDARRGIVRLHPEVLAALGLHAGDPVRLSGQRTTAGIVALAEPTSSRAILYADDLILGNLGLREGGQITIASIPTTGARRVVLSGSPEIVVAVSADMLRLALLGKVVTAGDDVSLLPQDVLPDATTLGLVQTARRSLANTVGFGWTTTLLRVESVEDSDGALVTMDTVVTWAGGGHTTHGQTFNAQPAAVRRAPAPGPARSGAPGPGVRGSGAPGFSAPGFGAPGSGTSGSGASGGTAFVSAASAAASAASSASSAEPIEAEIVEDDEVVPPVEDLPGLRAQAHELSELLDLGFHHREVLGRLGATVSLGVLITGPAGSGKGVLVRSVAASVGARVTALWAPELVALSNEAAARRLRAAADTISGGDKPGVLLVADVDALVPRADAGPLATVFRQVIAALIKAGTAVVCTSSRPEELDPALRAPDLLSVQISVSLPDAVLRREQLDVLTRGMPLAEDVRLDDVAGRTPGFVAADLSALTREAAVRAALRQKAEAPETPTITMADFSAALEVVRPTSMAESTLELARVTLDDVGDMAEVKQLLTESVLWPLTYPDTFARLGVQAPRGVLLYGPPGCGKTYLVKAVAGSGKANVLSVKGAELLSKWVGESERAVRELFRRAREAAPTLVFLDEVDALAPVRGQASDGGTTDRVVAALLTELDGVESLRNVVVIGATNRPDLIDPALLRPGRLERVVYVPPPDAEARTAILRAAAKPVPLADDVDLAALGTDLENFSAADCAALIREAALAAMRESLDATSVTATHVATARTRVRPSLDPAQVAHLAAYADSRSR
- the nagA gene encoding N-acetylglucosamine-6-phosphate deacetylase gives rise to the protein MTMQIAGRIVTPDGIVEDGHVTVDGPLITSVGDGAADGAERAAWVLPGFVDIHNHGGGGHTFTTGDPDSARAAAAFHLRHGTTTVIASLVSSPFALMRDATAAFLPLVREGVLGGVHYEGPYLSGARCGAQNPDFLRDPDTDELAALIALGDGAVRMVTIAPELPGAVEAIKLLASHGVTAAVGHTDAAYDVTRAAVEAGATVATHLFNGMRPVHHREPGPVPALLDSPGVICEVVADGVHLHDGTLSFVAGAARGGYALITDAMAAAGMPDGGYELGGLSVVVADRVARLTANGSIAGSTLTMDAALRQAVGAGIPVADASRAASWTPARAVGLSGTLGAITPGLRADLVLLSEDLQLTGVVRAGVFQ
- a CDS encoding LysE family translocator; amino-acid sequence: MHLTVTHLAAFAGVMALGTMSPGPDFAIVLRHAVASGRRAGFATAVGIATGILGWVLLAAAGVAALVATSPVAYLSMKLIGAAYLVFVGLRTLWTAISARRDLPPDTHADLARLAVAFDVPRHRRRRLPWLSLLAWDRRHWSAFRAGLVTNVFNPKVAVFFLALLPQFLPEHPTAGDTLVLAAVSFAVTAGWFTTVTLVVGAMKRLLDRRAVRRGLDTLMGSALLALGLRLAIEH
- a CDS encoding SIS domain-containing protein, which codes for MAYVDEELASQPDCWRTAAALAPEHAAVLGRPGERVAVTGCGTSWFMAMAYATLRERAGLGETDAFQSSEFPITRRYDRVVAITRSGTTTEVTALLTAQADSGTPTTVIVGDSAAPAAHLATDVVAMPFADERSVVQTRFATSALALLRAHLGENLDDAITDAEVAVRTPLPVDPALAEQITFLGRGWTIGLAQEAALKCREAANFWAEAYPAMDYRHGPIAIAGPHRVVWAFGEVPAGLDETVAATGATFVHSSGHCGHTALGSWNGGRVPLDPMADLILAQRFAVSLATARGLDPDAPRNLTRSVVLA